One region of Nerophis lumbriciformis linkage group LG10, RoL_Nlum_v2.1, whole genome shotgun sequence genomic DNA includes:
- the agbl2 gene encoding cytosolic carboxypeptidase 2 isoform X5: MAGPVIRSWWNSYQLHKLDDKNSNREEDKEDVTVKRQLSISQTLRTRQLRINFDEGRPVLSLRAPLDLVHFPPVSSPRWPIECEVISNAIHHIEWEPPRPEPFYHPKGHERIPLASFEEDRRVVYCNDHGSKYFTCSRVGGLRVSESRASFNDFKQPQLCLEFESRFESGNLQKAVQVGPFNYELTLRADLYTNKHTQWFYFRVRKMIAGVTYRFTIVNFMKRRSLYSQGMRPLLYSERSAEESAVGWQRTGSNIAYYRSQNRKDSNESKSLYSLTWTFQFPYEADTCYVAHCYPYTYSHLHRYLRNVSSNPTVATYCKVRVLCHSLAGNAVYVLTVTSRAGGKVKDINKKAVVVTARVHPGETNGSWMMEGFLDFLLGDSADAQLLRDTFVFKVVPMLNPDGVVVGNYRCSLAGMDLNRNYKTVLRDSFPCVWHTRNMVEKLMNQTDIVLYCDFHGHNRKNNVFMYGCNNQEDASMRLHERVFPMMMSKNASNKFCFKSCKFQVQKSKEGTGRIAMWRLGIKNSYTMEATFGGSTLGDRKGTHFTTQDLKSLGFYFCDTLLDYCDPEPSKMTYCLTELTAMLKKEARERLGEEIDTDVLISDFESGTSGSDSSDSEELPVHLLKQSQTVHAEQTSVKHKQKMSHKERNRLKSNVQQKDLPLNTESDLQQEENAGKESTQERPPRRHIRKWQINTTLRKSVIPAANTNHGDVSHVTLWQGCEPVKGDCREDTKTAANMHRYERACPNINTIVALSPHPGSDQQRDTAQWRYSSQLLHLSALFPNTQKCSHPSQQHNGQQQLLHFSALFPNLQQCSQPNQQHHSQQQQHCNSQLSPDRAETDRATNSFRGQNRYYVHRDLPPVHADTSNTKWRDKREAGDVGEVGLLKLLPFRKRNRENLILEISRRKAMSYSNVLGPVLGCTDLRGNRLWNGALEGKETKGVLPPVTK; encoded by the exons ATGGCCGGTCCTGTAATCAGGAGTTGGTGGAATTCCTACCAGTTGCACAAATTGGACGACAAAAACTCCAACAGAGAGGAGGACAAGGAGGATGTGACAGTGAAAAGGCAGT TATCCATAAGTCAGACACTGCGAACCAGACAACTACGCATAAACTTTGATGAAGGACGTCCAGTTTTGAGTCTAAGAGCGCCGCTGGATCTGGTTCATTTCCCACCTGTCTCCTCCCCTCGTTGGCCCATAGAGTGTGAGGTCATCAGCAATGCCATCCATCACATTG AGTGGGAGCCTCCAAGGCCCGAGCCTTTCTACCACCCTAAAGGTCATGAGCGGATACCACTTGCATCTTTCGAGGAGGACAGACGAGTGGTCTATTGTAATGACCATG GGAGTAAGTACTTCACATGCTCTCGTGTTGGAGGTTTGAGGGTGTCCGAGAGCAGGGCCTCTTTCAATGACTTCAAACAACCGCAACTCTGTCTTGAGTTCGAGTCACGATTTGAGAGTGGAAACCTTCAGAAGGCTGTGCAAGT CGGTCCCTTCAACTACGAGCTCACCCTGCGCGCAGATCTGTACACTAACAAGCACACGCAGTGGTTTTACTTCAGAGTAAGAAAAATGATAGCCGGGGTGACCTACCGCTTCACCATTGTCAACTTCATGAAGCGCCGCAGCCTTTACTCCCAGGGCATGAGGCCGCTGCTGTACTCTGAGAGATCTGCTGAGGAGAGCGCTGTTGGATGGCAACGTACTGGCTCCAACATCGCATACTACCGCAGTCAG AATCGAAAGGACAGCAATGAGTCAAAGAGTCTGTACTCCCTCACGTGGACTTTCCAGTTCCCTTACGAAGCTGACACCTGCTATGTGGCCCATTGTTACCCCTACACATATTCACACCTGCATCGCTACCTTAGGAATGTTTCCTCCAACCCAACAGTAGCAACATACTGCAAAGTGCGGGTGCTGTGCCACAGTCTTGCTGGAAATGCAGTCTACGTGCTGACAGTGACGTCACGAGCGGGCGGTAAGGTAAAGGACATCAACAAGAAAGCTGTGGTGGTGACGGCCCGCGTGCACCCTGGGGAAACCAACGGCTCCTGGATGATGGAGGGGTTCCTCGACTTCCTGCTCGGGGACTCGGCTGATGCTCAGCTTCTGAGGGACACTTTTGTTTTTAAG GTGGTGCCAATGCTGAACCCAGACGGTGTGGTGGTTGGCAACTACCGCTGCTCTCTGGCAGGCATGGATCTCAACAGGAATTACAAGACGGTGCTCAGGGACTCCTTTCCATGCGTATGGCATACCCGAAACATGGTGGAAAA ACTAATGAACCAGACAGATATCGTTCTTTATTGTGACTTTCATGGCCACAACCGTAAAAACAATGTCTTCATGTACGGCTGTAACAACCAAGAGGATGCTTCAATGAGGCTTCATGAGAGAGTTTTCCCGATGATGATGAGCAAGAATGCCAGCAACAAg TTCTGTTTCAAGAGCTGTAAATTCCAGGTTCAGAAGAGCAAAGAGGGAACCGGTCGAATCGCCATGTGGCGACTTGGCATCAAAAACAGTTACACTATGGAGGCCACGTTTGGAGGCTCTACACTCG GTGACCGCAAAGGAACACATTTTACCACTCAAGACCTCAAGTCTCTGGGCTTTTACTTTTGTGACACCTTGCTTGACTATTGTGATCCAGAGCCAAGTAAG ATGACTTACTGTCTGACAGAACTGACAGCGATGCTGAAAAAAGAAGCCCGAGAACGTCTGGGAGAAGAAATAGACACGGACGTCCTGATCTCTGATTTTGAATCTGG CACCAGTGGTTCTGATAGTTCTGATTCTGAAGAACTTCCAGTTCATTTGCTGAAGCAGTCACAAACTGTTCATGCAgag CAAACTTCTGTGAAGCATAAACAGAAAATGAGCCATAAAGAAAGAAACAGGCTAAAGTCTAACGTGCAACAAAAAGACCTTCCTTTAAATACT GAGTCAGACCTTCAGCAGGAGGAGAATGCAGGTAAAGAGAGCACCCAGGAAAGGCCACCGAGAAGACACATTAGAAAATGGCAG ATAAATACCACACTCAGGAAAAGTGTAATCCCTGCAGCAAATACCAATCATGGAGACGTCAGTCATGTGACCCTTTGGCAAGGGTGTGAGCCTGTCAAG GGCGATTGTCGAGAAGACACAAAGACAGCAGCCAACATGCATCGCTACGAGAGGGCATGTCCAAATATCAACACCATTGTAGCTCTGTCACCTCACCCAGGTT CAGACCAACAAAGGGACACAGCACAATGGAGATACTCATCACAGCTGCTGCACCTAAGTGCTCTCTTTCCAAACACTCAAAAATGTAGTCACCCCAGCCAGCAGCATAATGGTCAACAGCAACTGCTTCACTTCAGTGCTCTTTTTCCAAACCTTCAACAATGTAGTCAACCAAACCAGCAGCATCATAGTCAGCAGCAGCAGCATTGCAACTCTC AGCTATCACCAGACCGTGCAGAAACTGACAG AGCGACAAATTCCTTTCGTGGCCAAAATCGTTACTATGTCCACCGGGATTTGCCCCCTGTACATGCAGACACATCCAACACAAAATGGCGAGATAAGAGAGAGGCAGGAGATGTTGGAGAAG TTGGATTGCTGAAACTTCTTCCATTTCGAAAGCGGAATCGTGAAAACCTCATCTTGGAAATTTCTCGGAGAAAAGCAATGTCCTACTCTAATGTATTAGGTCCTGTACTAGGGTGCACAGACCTCAGAGGAAACAG
- the agbl2 gene encoding cytosolic carboxypeptidase 2 isoform X3 — MAGPVIRSWWNSYQLHKLDDKNSNREEDKEDVTVKRQLSISQTLRTRQLRINFDEGRPVLSLRAPLDLVHFPPVSSPRWPIECEVISNAIHHIEWEPPRPEPFYHPKGHERIPLASFEEDRRVVYCNDHGSKYFTCSRVGGLRVSESRASFNDFKQPQLCLEFESRFESGNLQKAVQVGPFNYELTLRADLYTNKHTQWFYFRVRKMIAGVTYRFTIVNFMKRRSLYSQGMRPLLYSERSAEESAVGWQRTGSNIAYYRSQNRKDSNESKSLYSLTWTFQFPYEADTCYVAHCYPYTYSHLHRYLRNVSSNPTVATYCKVRVLCHSLAGNAVYVLTVTSRAGGKVKDINKKAVVVTARVHPGETNGSWMMEGFLDFLLGDSADAQLLRDTFVFKVVPMLNPDGVVVGNYRCSLAGMDLNRNYKTVLRDSFPCVWHTRNMVEKLMNQTDIVLYCDFHGHNRKNNVFMYGCNNQEDASMRLHERVFPMMMSKNASNKFCFKSCKFQVQKSKEGTGRIAMWRLGIKNSYTMEATFGGSTLGDRKGTHFTTQDLKSLGFYFCDTLLDYCDPEPSKMTYCLTELTAMLKKEARERLGEEIDTDVLISDFESGTSGSDSSDSEELPVHLLKQSQTVHAEQTSVKHKQKMSHKERNRLKSNVQQKDLPLNTESDLQQEENAGKESTQERPPRRHIRKWQINTTLRKSVIPAANTNHGDVSHVTLWQGCEPVKGDCREDTKTAANMHRYERACPNINTIVALSPHPGYQQRDTAQWRYSSQLLHLSALFPNTQKCSHPSQQHNGQQQLLHFSALFPNLQQCSQPNQQHHSQQQQHCNSQLSPDRAETDRHLLSSITIDHFTGHPVYRATNSFRGQNRYYVHRDLPPVHADTSNTKWRDKREAGDVGEVGLLKLLPFRKRNRENLILEISRRKAMSYSNVLGPVLGCTDLRGNRLWNGALEGKETKGVLPPVTK, encoded by the exons ATGGCCGGTCCTGTAATCAGGAGTTGGTGGAATTCCTACCAGTTGCACAAATTGGACGACAAAAACTCCAACAGAGAGGAGGACAAGGAGGATGTGACAGTGAAAAGGCAGT TATCCATAAGTCAGACACTGCGAACCAGACAACTACGCATAAACTTTGATGAAGGACGTCCAGTTTTGAGTCTAAGAGCGCCGCTGGATCTGGTTCATTTCCCACCTGTCTCCTCCCCTCGTTGGCCCATAGAGTGTGAGGTCATCAGCAATGCCATCCATCACATTG AGTGGGAGCCTCCAAGGCCCGAGCCTTTCTACCACCCTAAAGGTCATGAGCGGATACCACTTGCATCTTTCGAGGAGGACAGACGAGTGGTCTATTGTAATGACCATG GGAGTAAGTACTTCACATGCTCTCGTGTTGGAGGTTTGAGGGTGTCCGAGAGCAGGGCCTCTTTCAATGACTTCAAACAACCGCAACTCTGTCTTGAGTTCGAGTCACGATTTGAGAGTGGAAACCTTCAGAAGGCTGTGCAAGT CGGTCCCTTCAACTACGAGCTCACCCTGCGCGCAGATCTGTACACTAACAAGCACACGCAGTGGTTTTACTTCAGAGTAAGAAAAATGATAGCCGGGGTGACCTACCGCTTCACCATTGTCAACTTCATGAAGCGCCGCAGCCTTTACTCCCAGGGCATGAGGCCGCTGCTGTACTCTGAGAGATCTGCTGAGGAGAGCGCTGTTGGATGGCAACGTACTGGCTCCAACATCGCATACTACCGCAGTCAG AATCGAAAGGACAGCAATGAGTCAAAGAGTCTGTACTCCCTCACGTGGACTTTCCAGTTCCCTTACGAAGCTGACACCTGCTATGTGGCCCATTGTTACCCCTACACATATTCACACCTGCATCGCTACCTTAGGAATGTTTCCTCCAACCCAACAGTAGCAACATACTGCAAAGTGCGGGTGCTGTGCCACAGTCTTGCTGGAAATGCAGTCTACGTGCTGACAGTGACGTCACGAGCGGGCGGTAAGGTAAAGGACATCAACAAGAAAGCTGTGGTGGTGACGGCCCGCGTGCACCCTGGGGAAACCAACGGCTCCTGGATGATGGAGGGGTTCCTCGACTTCCTGCTCGGGGACTCGGCTGATGCTCAGCTTCTGAGGGACACTTTTGTTTTTAAG GTGGTGCCAATGCTGAACCCAGACGGTGTGGTGGTTGGCAACTACCGCTGCTCTCTGGCAGGCATGGATCTCAACAGGAATTACAAGACGGTGCTCAGGGACTCCTTTCCATGCGTATGGCATACCCGAAACATGGTGGAAAA ACTAATGAACCAGACAGATATCGTTCTTTATTGTGACTTTCATGGCCACAACCGTAAAAACAATGTCTTCATGTACGGCTGTAACAACCAAGAGGATGCTTCAATGAGGCTTCATGAGAGAGTTTTCCCGATGATGATGAGCAAGAATGCCAGCAACAAg TTCTGTTTCAAGAGCTGTAAATTCCAGGTTCAGAAGAGCAAAGAGGGAACCGGTCGAATCGCCATGTGGCGACTTGGCATCAAAAACAGTTACACTATGGAGGCCACGTTTGGAGGCTCTACACTCG GTGACCGCAAAGGAACACATTTTACCACTCAAGACCTCAAGTCTCTGGGCTTTTACTTTTGTGACACCTTGCTTGACTATTGTGATCCAGAGCCAAGTAAG ATGACTTACTGTCTGACAGAACTGACAGCGATGCTGAAAAAAGAAGCCCGAGAACGTCTGGGAGAAGAAATAGACACGGACGTCCTGATCTCTGATTTTGAATCTGG CACCAGTGGTTCTGATAGTTCTGATTCTGAAGAACTTCCAGTTCATTTGCTGAAGCAGTCACAAACTGTTCATGCAgag CAAACTTCTGTGAAGCATAAACAGAAAATGAGCCATAAAGAAAGAAACAGGCTAAAGTCTAACGTGCAACAAAAAGACCTTCCTTTAAATACT GAGTCAGACCTTCAGCAGGAGGAGAATGCAGGTAAAGAGAGCACCCAGGAAAGGCCACCGAGAAGACACATTAGAAAATGGCAG ATAAATACCACACTCAGGAAAAGTGTAATCCCTGCAGCAAATACCAATCATGGAGACGTCAGTCATGTGACCCTTTGGCAAGGGTGTGAGCCTGTCAAG GGCGATTGTCGAGAAGACACAAAGACAGCAGCCAACATGCATCGCTACGAGAGGGCATGTCCAAATATCAACACCATTGTAGCTCTGTCACCTCACCCAGGTT ACCAACAAAGGGACACAGCACAATGGAGATACTCATCACAGCTGCTGCACCTAAGTGCTCTCTTTCCAAACACTCAAAAATGTAGTCACCCCAGCCAGCAGCATAATGGTCAACAGCAACTGCTTCACTTCAGTGCTCTTTTTCCAAACCTTCAACAATGTAGTCAACCAAACCAGCAGCATCATAGTCAGCAGCAGCAGCATTGCAACTCTC AGCTATCACCAGACCGTGCAGAAACTGACAG GCATCTGCTGTCAAGCATCACCATTGATCATTTCACTGGCCACCCTGTTTACAGAGCGACAAATTCCTTTCGTGGCCAAAATCGTTACTATGTCCACCGGGATTTGCCCCCTGTACATGCAGACACATCCAACACAAAATGGCGAGATAAGAGAGAGGCAGGAGATGTTGGAGAAG TTGGATTGCTGAAACTTCTTCCATTTCGAAAGCGGAATCGTGAAAACCTCATCTTGGAAATTTCTCGGAGAAAAGCAATGTCCTACTCTAATGTATTAGGTCCTGTACTAGGGTGCACAGACCTCAGAGGAAACAG
- the agbl2 gene encoding cytosolic carboxypeptidase 2 isoform X6: MTSNNRNSVLSSSHDLRVETFRRLCKSVPSTTSSPCAQICTLTSTRSGFTSDLYSQGMRPLLYSERSAEESAVGWQRTGSNIAYYRSQNRKDSNESKSLYSLTWTFQFPYEADTCYVAHCYPYTYSHLHRYLRNVSSNPTVATYCKVRVLCHSLAGNAVYVLTVTSRAGGKVKDINKKAVVVTARVHPGETNGSWMMEGFLDFLLGDSADAQLLRDTFVFKVVPMLNPDGVVVGNYRCSLAGMDLNRNYKTVLRDSFPCVWHTRNMVEKLMNQTDIVLYCDFHGHNRKNNVFMYGCNNQEDASMRLHERVFPMMMSKNASNKFCFKSCKFQVQKSKEGTGRIAMWRLGIKNSYTMEATFGGSTLGDRKGTHFTTQDLKSLGFYFCDTLLDYCDPEPSKMTYCLTELTAMLKKEARERLGEEIDTDVLISDFESGTSGSDSSDSEELPVHLLKQSQTVHAEQTSVKHKQKMSHKERNRLKSNVQQKDLPLNTESDLQQEENAGKESTQERPPRRHIRKWQINTTLRKSVIPAANTNHGDVSHVTLWQGCEPVKGDCREDTKTAANMHRYERACPNINTIVALSPHPGSDQQRDTAQWRYSSQLLHLSALFPNTQKCSHPSQQHNGQQQLLHFSALFPNLQQCSQPNQQHHSQQQQHCNSQLSPDRAETDRHLLSSITIDHFTGHPVYRATNSFRGQNRYYVHRDLPPVHADTSNTKWRDKREAGDVGEVGLLKLLPFRKRNRENLILEISRRKAMSYSNVLGPVLGCTDLRGNRLWNGALEGKETKGVLPPVTK; encoded by the exons ATGACTTCAAACAACCGCAACTCTGTCTTGAGTTCGAGTCACGATTTGAGAGTGGAAACCTTCAGAAGGCTGTGCAAGT CGGTCCCTTCAACTACGAGCTCACCCTGCGCGCAGATCTGTACACTAACAAGCACACGCAGTGGTTTTACTTCAGA CCTTTACTCCCAGGGCATGAGGCCGCTGCTGTACTCTGAGAGATCTGCTGAGGAGAGCGCTGTTGGATGGCAACGTACTGGCTCCAACATCGCATACTACCGCAGTCAG AATCGAAAGGACAGCAATGAGTCAAAGAGTCTGTACTCCCTCACGTGGACTTTCCAGTTCCCTTACGAAGCTGACACCTGCTATGTGGCCCATTGTTACCCCTACACATATTCACACCTGCATCGCTACCTTAGGAATGTTTCCTCCAACCCAACAGTAGCAACATACTGCAAAGTGCGGGTGCTGTGCCACAGTCTTGCTGGAAATGCAGTCTACGTGCTGACAGTGACGTCACGAGCGGGCGGTAAGGTAAAGGACATCAACAAGAAAGCTGTGGTGGTGACGGCCCGCGTGCACCCTGGGGAAACCAACGGCTCCTGGATGATGGAGGGGTTCCTCGACTTCCTGCTCGGGGACTCGGCTGATGCTCAGCTTCTGAGGGACACTTTTGTTTTTAAG GTGGTGCCAATGCTGAACCCAGACGGTGTGGTGGTTGGCAACTACCGCTGCTCTCTGGCAGGCATGGATCTCAACAGGAATTACAAGACGGTGCTCAGGGACTCCTTTCCATGCGTATGGCATACCCGAAACATGGTGGAAAA ACTAATGAACCAGACAGATATCGTTCTTTATTGTGACTTTCATGGCCACAACCGTAAAAACAATGTCTTCATGTACGGCTGTAACAACCAAGAGGATGCTTCAATGAGGCTTCATGAGAGAGTTTTCCCGATGATGATGAGCAAGAATGCCAGCAACAAg TTCTGTTTCAAGAGCTGTAAATTCCAGGTTCAGAAGAGCAAAGAGGGAACCGGTCGAATCGCCATGTGGCGACTTGGCATCAAAAACAGTTACACTATGGAGGCCACGTTTGGAGGCTCTACACTCG GTGACCGCAAAGGAACACATTTTACCACTCAAGACCTCAAGTCTCTGGGCTTTTACTTTTGTGACACCTTGCTTGACTATTGTGATCCAGAGCCAAGTAAG ATGACTTACTGTCTGACAGAACTGACAGCGATGCTGAAAAAAGAAGCCCGAGAACGTCTGGGAGAAGAAATAGACACGGACGTCCTGATCTCTGATTTTGAATCTGG CACCAGTGGTTCTGATAGTTCTGATTCTGAAGAACTTCCAGTTCATTTGCTGAAGCAGTCACAAACTGTTCATGCAgag CAAACTTCTGTGAAGCATAAACAGAAAATGAGCCATAAAGAAAGAAACAGGCTAAAGTCTAACGTGCAACAAAAAGACCTTCCTTTAAATACT GAGTCAGACCTTCAGCAGGAGGAGAATGCAGGTAAAGAGAGCACCCAGGAAAGGCCACCGAGAAGACACATTAGAAAATGGCAG ATAAATACCACACTCAGGAAAAGTGTAATCCCTGCAGCAAATACCAATCATGGAGACGTCAGTCATGTGACCCTTTGGCAAGGGTGTGAGCCTGTCAAG GGCGATTGTCGAGAAGACACAAAGACAGCAGCCAACATGCATCGCTACGAGAGGGCATGTCCAAATATCAACACCATTGTAGCTCTGTCACCTCACCCAGGTT CAGACCAACAAAGGGACACAGCACAATGGAGATACTCATCACAGCTGCTGCACCTAAGTGCTCTCTTTCCAAACACTCAAAAATGTAGTCACCCCAGCCAGCAGCATAATGGTCAACAGCAACTGCTTCACTTCAGTGCTCTTTTTCCAAACCTTCAACAATGTAGTCAACCAAACCAGCAGCATCATAGTCAGCAGCAGCAGCATTGCAACTCTC AGCTATCACCAGACCGTGCAGAAACTGACAG GCATCTGCTGTCAAGCATCACCATTGATCATTTCACTGGCCACCCTGTTTACAGAGCGACAAATTCCTTTCGTGGCCAAAATCGTTACTATGTCCACCGGGATTTGCCCCCTGTACATGCAGACACATCCAACACAAAATGGCGAGATAAGAGAGAGGCAGGAGATGTTGGAGAAG TTGGATTGCTGAAACTTCTTCCATTTCGAAAGCGGAATCGTGAAAACCTCATCTTGGAAATTTCTCGGAGAAAAGCAATGTCCTACTCTAATGTATTAGGTCCTGTACTAGGGTGCACAGACCTCAGAGGAAACAG